Proteins co-encoded in one Lysobacter solisilvae genomic window:
- a CDS encoding electron transfer flavoprotein subunit beta/FixA family protein, with the protein MKILVGYKRVVDYNVRIQVKPDGSGVITDGVKLSANPFDEIALEEALRLRDKGIATEVIVATIAPADAQAHLRNGLAMGANRAIHVVSDQPVQSLTAARILLKLIEKEQPDLVILGKQAIDDDASQTGQMLATLWGRPQATFASKLEVAGGKATVTREVDAGLETLEVDLPAVITTDLRLNEPRFIKLPDIMKAKSKPMETIALADLAVDAAEGLKTTHHAAPTKRGKGVMVKDAAELVAALKAKGLL; encoded by the coding sequence ATGAAGATCCTCGTCGGTTACAAGCGCGTGGTGGACTACAACGTCCGCATCCAGGTCAAGCCCGACGGTTCCGGCGTGATCACCGATGGCGTCAAGCTGTCGGCCAACCCCTTCGACGAGATCGCGCTGGAAGAGGCCCTGCGCCTGCGCGACAAGGGCATCGCGACCGAAGTGATCGTGGCCACGATCGCCCCGGCCGACGCCCAGGCCCACCTGCGCAACGGCCTGGCGATGGGCGCCAACCGCGCCATCCACGTGGTCAGCGACCAGCCGGTACAGTCGCTGACCGCGGCGCGCATCCTGCTCAAGCTGATCGAGAAGGAACAGCCCGACCTGGTGATCCTGGGCAAGCAGGCGATCGACGACGACGCCAGCCAGACGGGCCAGATGCTGGCCACGCTGTGGGGCCGCCCGCAGGCGACCTTCGCCAGCAAGCTGGAAGTTGCCGGCGGCAAGGCTACGGTGACGCGCGAAGTCGACGCCGGCCTGGAAACGCTGGAAGTCGACCTGCCCGCGGTGATCACCACCGACCTGCGCCTGAACGAGCCGCGCTTCATCAAGCTGCCCGACATCATGAAGGCCAAGAGCAAGCCGATGGAGACCATCGCGCTGGCCGACCTGGCCGTCGATGCCGCCGAAGGCCTCAAGACCACGCACCACGCCGCGCCGACCAAGCGCGGCAAGGGCGTGATGGTGAAGGACGCGGCCGAACTGGTTGCCGCGCTCAAGGCCAAGGGTCTGCTCTGA
- a CDS encoding mannose-1-phosphate guanylyltransferase/mannose-6-phosphate isomerase, whose translation MLHPVVLSGGSGTRLWPLSRQNQPKQFLSLIGDHSLFQETVLRASRLPGVQPPVTVCSDDHRFMVGEQLQGVGIGNGGILLEPMARNTAPAIALAALHVAAGDPDGLMLVMPADHLIEDEAAFREAVASARRLAEAGWLVTFGIRPDYAETGYGYILRGEPLDEAGFRVARFVEKPDLPTAERYLAEGTYAWNSGMFLFQARRYLEELATHAPAIAAAAREAHARAHTDLDFTRVDAQAFAASPSDSIDYAVMEKTDRAAVVPVSCGWSDIGSWSSLWSVAQRDEDGNRHEGDVISVDTRGSLVRASERRMIATIGVEDLVIIDTADATLVARKDRVQDVKTIVDRLKADGRTEHLFHRKVYRPWGSYDSIGVGERFQVKKIVVKPGAALSLQKHAHRAEHWIVVSGVAEVTCDERVFDLHENESTYIPQGSTHRLRNNGADPVVLIEVQSGGYLGEDDIVRLEDVYGRS comes from the coding sequence ATGCTCCATCCGGTGGTCCTGAGCGGCGGCAGCGGCACCCGGCTGTGGCCCCTGTCCAGGCAGAACCAGCCCAAACAGTTCCTCTCGCTGATCGGCGACCACTCGCTGTTCCAGGAGACCGTCCTGCGCGCCAGCCGGCTGCCCGGCGTGCAGCCGCCGGTGACGGTGTGCAGCGACGACCACCGCTTCATGGTGGGCGAGCAGCTGCAGGGCGTGGGCATCGGCAACGGCGGCATCCTGCTCGAACCCATGGCCCGCAACACCGCGCCCGCCATCGCGCTGGCCGCCCTGCACGTGGCCGCCGGCGACCCCGACGGCCTGATGCTGGTGATGCCGGCCGACCACCTCATCGAGGACGAGGCCGCCTTCCGCGAGGCCGTGGCCAGCGCACGCCGTTTGGCCGAGGCCGGCTGGCTGGTCACCTTCGGCATCCGCCCCGACTACGCCGAGACCGGCTACGGCTACATCCTGCGTGGCGAACCGCTGGACGAGGCCGGCTTCCGCGTCGCCCGCTTCGTCGAGAAGCCCGACCTGCCCACCGCGGAGCGCTACCTGGCCGAAGGCACCTACGCCTGGAATTCGGGCATGTTCCTGTTCCAGGCCCGCCGTTACCTGGAAGAACTGGCCACGCACGCCCCGGCGATCGCCGCCGCCGCGCGCGAGGCCCATGCCCGCGCGCACACCGACCTGGACTTCACCCGCGTCGATGCGCAGGCCTTCGCCGCCAGCCCCAGCGACTCGATCGACTACGCGGTGATGGAGAAAACCGACCGCGCCGCGGTCGTGCCCGTCAGTTGCGGCTGGAGCGACATCGGCTCGTGGTCCTCGCTGTGGTCGGTCGCGCAACGCGACGAGGACGGCAACCGCCACGAGGGCGACGTCATCTCCGTCGACACGCGCGGCAGCCTGGTGCGCGCCTCCGAGCGCCGCATGATCGCCACCATCGGCGTCGAGGACCTGGTCATCATCGACACCGCCGACGCCACGCTGGTCGCGCGCAAGGACCGCGTGCAGGACGTCAAGACGATCGTCGACCGCCTCAAGGCCGACGGCCGCACCGAGCACCTGTTCCACCGCAAGGTCTACCGCCCGTGGGGCAGCTACGACTCCATCGGCGTGGGCGAGCGCTTCCAGGTCAAGAAGATCGTGGTCAAGCCCGGCGCCGCCCTGAGCCTGCAGAAGCACGCGCACCGCGCCGAACACTGGATCGTGGTCTCCGGCGTCGCCGAGGTGACCTGCGACGAGCGCGTGTTCGACCTGCACGAGAACGAAAGCACCTACATCCCGCAGGGCAGCACCCACCGCCTGCGCAACAACGGCGCCGACCCGGTGGTGCTGATCGAAGTGCAGTCCGGCGGCTACCTGGGCGAGGACGACATCGTCCGGCTGGAGGATGTTTACGGGCGGTCGTGA
- a CDS encoding class I SAM-dependent methyltransferase — MGIGSLSDTLAQDAEGIWRTGATHQVSYAQHGHGECFQVEDRSFWFRHRNDCIASLVANHPFRGALLDIGGGNGYVARRLADEGHEVVLVEPGEVGARNARKGRGLEHVVCATVQDAAFRPGSFGALGLFDVIEHIEDDRGFLQASTPLLAPGGRLYLTVPCHAWLWSGADVEAGHFRRHTRASLERLLDGLYRIDYLGGFFRPLVAPQYLLRALPYRLGLGRRQSLLSAEAEHGAGDGLATRAITALLHREHARIARNQVLGMALAPSALVAATRR; from the coding sequence GTGGGCATCGGGTCATTGAGCGACACGCTGGCGCAGGACGCGGAGGGCATCTGGCGCACGGGGGCCACCCACCAGGTCTCCTATGCGCAGCACGGCCATGGCGAGTGCTTCCAGGTCGAGGACCGCTCGTTCTGGTTCCGCCACCGCAACGACTGCATCGCCAGCCTGGTCGCGAACCACCCGTTCCGCGGCGCATTGCTCGACATCGGCGGCGGCAACGGCTACGTGGCCCGCCGGCTGGCCGACGAGGGCCACGAGGTGGTGCTGGTCGAGCCGGGCGAAGTCGGCGCCCGCAACGCGCGCAAGGGCCGGGGGCTGGAGCACGTGGTCTGCGCGACGGTCCAGGACGCCGCCTTTCGGCCGGGCAGCTTCGGTGCGCTCGGCCTGTTCGACGTGATCGAACACATCGAGGACGACCGCGGCTTCCTGCAGGCCAGCACGCCGCTGCTGGCCCCGGGCGGGCGCCTGTACCTGACCGTGCCCTGCCATGCCTGGCTGTGGTCGGGGGCGGACGTCGAGGCCGGGCATTTCCGCCGCCACACGCGCGCCAGCCTGGAGCGGCTGCTCGACGGGCTGTACCGCATCGACTACCTGGGCGGCTTCTTCCGCCCGCTGGTGGCCCCGCAGTACCTGCTGCGCGCGCTGCCGTACCGGCTCGGCCTGGGCCGACGGCAGAGCCTGCTGTCGGCGGAGGCCGAACACGGCGCCGGCGACGGCCTGGCCACGCGCGCCATCACCGCCCTGCTGCACCGCGAACACGCGCGCATCGCGCGCAACCAGGTGCTGGGCATGGCGCTGGCGCCCAGCGCGCTGGTGGCCGCCACCCGGCGCTAG